In Syntrophales bacterium, a single window of DNA contains:
- the motA gene encoding flagellar motor stator protein MotA — protein MIVIIGCVVVLVAVIGGYLMEHGNLSVLFQPAELVIIGGAAIGGLIIATPMKLLKSIMASFLDLFTGKSLGSADYLEALMLLNGLFYKIRQEGLVSVESDVDQPEKSALFNKYPKILKNPRAIGLVTDTLRMVMTTTIAPHELEALMDTEIEGHFEEMINPSKTVTFVADGLPGLGIVAAVLGVVLTMGKIGAPPEVLGHSIGAALVGTFLGVLLCYGFVGPMGRNMEHKAMEEIQYLQVYKAALIAFIGGAAPKVAIEFGRRVIPSHDKPSFLDVEAALRKAKR, from the coding sequence ATGATCGTCATCATCGGTTGCGTCGTCGTACTGGTCGCCGTCATCGGCGGCTACCTCATGGAGCATGGGAACCTCTCGGTCCTCTTCCAGCCCGCGGAGCTCGTCATCATCGGCGGGGCGGCCATCGGAGGCCTCATCATCGCGACGCCCATGAAACTGCTCAAGAGCATCATGGCTTCGTTCCTCGACCTCTTCACGGGCAAGTCCCTCGGATCCGCGGACTACCTGGAGGCCCTGATGCTTCTCAACGGCCTCTTCTACAAGATCCGCCAGGAGGGGCTGGTCTCCGTCGAATCGGACGTGGACCAGCCGGAAAAGAGCGCCCTGTTCAACAAATATCCCAAGATCCTGAAGAACCCCCGCGCCATCGGCCTCGTGACGGACACGCTCCGGATGGTCATGACCACGACCATCGCCCCCCACGAGTTGGAGGCCCTCATGGACACGGAAATCGAAGGGCATTTCGAAGAGATGATCAATCCCTCCAAGACCGTGACCTTCGTGGCCGACGGCCTCCCCGGACTCGGTATTGTCGCCGCGGTCCTGGGCGTCGTTCTGACCATGGGAAAGATCGGCGCCCCGCCGGAGGTCCTCGGGCACAGCATCGGGGCGGCCCTGGTGGGAACCTTTCTCGGCGTCCTTCTGTGCTACGGGTTTGTCGGACCCATGGGCCGGAACATGGAGCACAAGGCCATGGAGGAGATCCAGTACCTCCAGGTCTACAAGGCCGCGCTGATCGCCTTCATCGGCGGGGCGGCGCCGAAGGTGGCCATTGAATTCGGACGGAGGGTCATCCCCTCCCACGACAAGCCCAGCTTCCTCGATGTCGAGGCGGCCCTGCGGAAAGCGAAGCGCTGA
- a CDS encoding PilZ domain-containing protein → MEKETSANRREFSRVYAYIPMSFRKILPEERPIVRCRMAGDSLLTGSNVPVPEIGDRILYEWLKMLNNKLDGIVRLLTIHAEGFQSLQSKAVQISGSGMSFSSAEPFEPGDMVEIKMILTVNQPAALFAYGEVIKVDRQTSGHIIATSFVKMDDQIRDEIVRFVFEREREILREKRQAE, encoded by the coding sequence ATGGAAAAGGAAACATCGGCAAACCGCAGGGAATTCTCGAGAGTGTATGCGTATATCCCCATGTCTTTCCGCAAGATCCTGCCGGAGGAGCGTCCCATCGTGCGCTGCCGTATGGCAGGGGATTCCCTGCTCACGGGATCGAACGTTCCCGTCCCCGAAATCGGAGACCGTATCCTTTATGAATGGCTGAAGATGCTCAACAACAAGCTGGACGGCATTGTACGGCTGCTGACGATCCACGCCGAGGGCTTTCAGTCCCTCCAATCCAAGGCGGTCCAGATCAGCGGAAGCGGCATGAGCTTCTCCTCGGCGGAGCCGTTCGAACCGGGGGACATGGTGGAGATCAAGATGATCCTCACCGTAAACCAGCCGGCGGCCCTCTTTGCCTACGGGGAGGTCATCAAGGTGGACCGGCAGACCAGCGGGCATATTATAGCCACATCCTTCGTAAAAATGGACGACCAGATCCGCGACGAGATCGTCCGGTTCGTATTCGAGCGCGAGAGGGAAATCCTCCGTGAAAAAAGGCAGGCGGAGTAG
- a CDS encoding tetratricopeptide repeat protein, with the protein MSFSLFGRGFRVMGSYAGTIRNQGTRIAGALKRAFQGSRVKRMSMILSLGVIVLASASAAVWHFAMGGPADVAVPAVVSRADSTAAPAAPSVAPPAPASESEKATRQEIDKMENASGGAERGVAASTPAASGGSTPSAVSVHPLVQPARAEYDGGRYERAAGMLSELLRQNNVDATAQEQAKRLLADCSFHLAEGNNKKLLETVEDYKRILEGHPDPVAGNDRAYFNLAQAYEKLKFYYEAAAAMEKLLIRYPDSPLAADAPLFIGEMNMKTGKLDLAAARLEDFLARRPDHPKAREAILHLVGIHLSGGRIDSALKSAQAALARWPDLSALPADALLNLGLAHYWSNQHAEAIRILSLAASLHPAGEKTAVTLYVLGCTLYNADRPAAAMAVFSRVKEMKPDSWEGVESTLAAANIGLARPDLKVPFFLALAPAFRDPLETYNQILKATTNHGLIERVRFQRAYGLWRKGRHREAYREFQHVVATYPLGAFAASSRNWMMASVEKVLDESFHAGDHTMAAALYFQVPFRDLRQGLNFDRLYRIGKSLAAVGLDADAKSLWMALRRQAPDERARDRLAVSIARLNLERRDTAEATRILQEIRQPGDAGLQKELAALRAGVDRIAGRKSDAILRYGEALNVHADQVEDPFLHRELAMLLEAEGRIPQAIDQYRKALQGFSADPERQATLLADGRLRLADSYLKEGAAEEGMKLLAEVSNTAPDASLRRWSWYRMGRTLEKQGNLAGADKAFAQVKGAGEDEFWGKVADFSKEDAHWSRKFRDVIR; encoded by the coding sequence GTGTCGTTCAGTCTGTTCGGACGAGGGTTCCGGGTGATGGGCAGCTATGCCGGGACGATCCGGAACCAAGGGACCCGGATTGCCGGGGCCCTGAAGAGGGCCTTCCAGGGTTCGCGGGTCAAAAGGATGTCGATGATCCTCTCTCTGGGCGTCATCGTCCTGGCATCGGCCTCCGCCGCCGTCTGGCATTTTGCCATGGGCGGTCCGGCGGACGTTGCCGTCCCCGCTGTGGTCAGCCGGGCCGACTCTACGGCGGCTCCCGCTGCTCCTTCCGTGGCCCCCCCCGCTCCCGCTTCGGAGTCAGAAAAGGCAACGCGTCAAGAGATTGACAAGATGGAGAATGCCTCCGGCGGGGCGGAACGCGGAGTCGCTGCGTCGACGCCGGCGGCCTCCGGAGGCTCAACACCGTCCGCCGTATCCGTCCATCCCCTCGTTCAGCCCGCCCGGGCGGAGTATGACGGCGGCCGCTATGAACGGGCCGCCGGAATGCTGTCGGAGCTGCTGCGTCAAAATAATGTCGACGCAACGGCGCAGGAGCAGGCGAAGCGCCTCCTGGCGGACTGCTCCTTTCATCTGGCGGAAGGAAACAACAAAAAACTGCTGGAGACGGTCGAAGACTACAAGCGGATCCTGGAGGGGCATCCGGATCCCGTCGCCGGAAACGACCGGGCCTATTTCAACCTGGCCCAAGCCTATGAGAAGCTGAAATTCTACTACGAGGCCGCGGCGGCAATGGAAAAGCTGCTGATTCGCTATCCCGATTCCCCTCTGGCCGCGGATGCCCCCCTGTTCATCGGCGAAATGAACATGAAGACGGGGAAACTGGACCTGGCGGCCGCGCGCCTGGAAGACTTCCTGGCCCGCCGTCCGGATCATCCGAAGGCCCGGGAGGCGATCCTGCATCTGGTTGGAATCCACCTTTCCGGGGGGCGGATCGATTCGGCCCTGAAAAGTGCGCAGGCCGCCCTGGCCCGGTGGCCGGACCTGTCGGCCCTGCCCGCGGACGCCCTGCTGAACCTGGGCCTGGCCCACTACTGGTCGAATCAGCATGCCGAGGCCATCCGGATCCTCTCCCTTGCAGCCAGCCTCCATCCGGCAGGCGAGAAAACAGCGGTCACGCTTTATGTCCTGGGATGTACGCTCTACAACGCGGACAGGCCGGCCGCCGCCATGGCGGTGTTCAGCCGGGTCAAGGAGATGAAGCCCGATTCCTGGGAGGGTGTGGAAAGCACGCTCGCCGCGGCGAATATCGGGCTGGCCAGGCCGGACCTGAAGGTCCCGTTCTTCCTGGCCCTGGCCCCGGCATTCCGGGATCCCCTGGAGACGTACAACCAGATCCTGAAGGCGACCACAAATCACGGCCTCATCGAGCGGGTCCGGTTTCAGAGAGCCTACGGCCTGTGGCGGAAAGGGCGTCACCGGGAAGCCTACCGCGAGTTTCAGCATGTGGTGGCGACCTATCCTCTCGGGGCGTTTGCCGCCTCCAGCCGCAACTGGATGATGGCCTCCGTGGAGAAGGTTCTGGATGAGTCTTTCCATGCGGGCGATCACACCATGGCGGCCGCCCTGTATTTCCAGGTCCCCTTCCGGGACCTCCGGCAGGGTCTCAATTTCGATCGCCTCTACAGAATCGGCAAGAGCCTGGCCGCCGTTGGCCTTGACGCGGATGCGAAATCCCTGTGGATGGCCCTCCGCCGGCAGGCGCCGGACGAACGGGCCCGGGATCGGCTGGCGGTTTCCATCGCCAGGCTGAATCTCGAACGGCGGGATACAGCGGAGGCGACGCGCATCCTGCAGGAGATCCGGCAACCCGGGGACGCGGGCCTGCAGAAGGAGCTGGCCGCGCTCCGCGCGGGGGTTGACCGGATCGCCGGACGGAAGAGCGACGCGATCCTGCGGTATGGGGAGGCCCTGAACGTTCACGCCGACCAGGTGGAGGATCCTTTTCTGCACCGGGAGCTGGCCATGCTCCTGGAGGCGGAGGGGCGGATTCCCCAGGCGATCGACCAGTATCGGAAAGCGCTCCAGGGTTTTTCCGCCGACCCGGAGCGGCAGGCGACCCTCCTGGCTGACGGACGCCTCCGGCTGGCGGACTCCTATCTGAAAGAGGGTGCAGCCGAGGAGGGGATGAAGCTCCTGGCGGAGGTCTCGAACACGGCCCCGGATGCGTCACTTCGCCGGTGGTCCTGGTACCGCATGGGTCGGACTTTGGAGAAGCAGGGCAACCTGGCCGGGGCGGACAAGGCGTTTGCCCAGGTGAAAGGCGCGGGAGAGGATGAATTCTGGGGGAAAGTGGCCGACTTTTCGAAGGAGGATGCGCATTGGTCGAGAAAATTCAGGGACGTCATCCGCTGA
- a CDS encoding histidine kinase dimerization/phospho-acceptor domain-containing protein, with protein MVEKIQGRHPLSGPGTPDDQPVRRSREEDEALWRRETLAALGGMAEEVAHQIRNPLGSIELTTALLLRDIEDEKVRLRLKRILSCVREIEGRISSLLSASWIYGFSLRPVRIHEVLGEIFQSSETFMDGDETFLEIRYGAGDPLIRGDRPMLKHLLVQMVLKALTASTAGGRLVIETSCPVALSRDGEAAWAAIRFRLFGMGGGSPSHAGIRAVFGAKSSEQGIFMAVIRNIVEAHRGIIRFVEDEASGLSMVLYLPCIQEAAGSGGNESASR; from the coding sequence TTGGTCGAGAAAATTCAGGGACGTCATCCGCTGAGCGGACCGGGAACGCCGGATGATCAGCCCGTGCGCCGCTCCCGGGAAGAGGATGAGGCCCTCTGGCGCCGGGAGACCCTCGCGGCGCTCGGGGGGATGGCGGAGGAGGTGGCTCACCAGATCCGGAACCCCCTGGGCTCGATCGAACTGACGACGGCCCTCCTGCTCCGGGACATCGAGGACGAGAAGGTCCGGCTCCGGCTGAAGCGCATCCTGTCCTGCGTGCGCGAGATCGAGGGAAGAATCTCCAGCCTGCTGTCGGCGAGCTGGATCTACGGATTCAGCCTCCGCCCGGTCCGCATCCACGAGGTCCTGGGGGAGATCTTCCAGTCCTCCGAGACGTTCATGGATGGTGACGAGACGTTTCTTGAAATCCGCTACGGCGCGGGAGATCCCCTGATCCGGGGAGACCGCCCGATGCTGAAGCATCTGCTTGTTCAGATGGTTCTGAAGGCGCTCACGGCTTCGACCGCGGGCGGCCGCCTGGTCATCGAGACCTCTTGCCCTGTGGCGCTCTCCCGGGACGGGGAGGCCGCCTGGGCGGCCATCCGTTTCCGCCTCTTCGGGATGGGCGGGGGGAGCCCCTCCCATGCCGGAATCCGGGCGGTCTTCGGGGCGAAAAGCAGCGAACAGGGGATTTTCATGGCCGTGATCCGGAACATCGTTGAGGCCCATCGGGGAATCATCCGCTTTGTCGAGGACGAAGCCTCGGGCCTCTCCATGGTTCTTTATCTACCCTGCATCCAGGAGGCGGCCGGTTCCGGCGGCAACGAATCGGCGTCCCGGTGA
- a CDS encoding sigma-54 dependent transcriptional regulator, which produces MEATHVLVVDDDSSMRDALSESLEICGFAVDTAEDGAVALKMFAEGKYDVVVTDMRMPRVGGMDVLREIKRQSPGTPVILATAYGTVNTAVEAMKEGASEFIMKPFTLDDLEFIIRNVLASHEAPEKAETGPAPGPAGQAGIITADPAILEMLHLLKRVADSRSTVLIQGESGTGKELFARYVYLNSGRSGKPFVAVNCAAIPQQLLESEMFGYEKGAFTGAVQRKIGKFELAHGGTLLLDEIGEMDVNLQAKLLRVIQESQVDRVGGREPVPVDVRIIVTTNVDLKKAAEESKFRRDLYWRLSVIPVKIPALRERKDDVPLLASHFLRKYSQANGRSVPSLSRESLDLLLRYDWPGNVRELENVMERAVLLCEDGVVRPEHLHLEGFRDERPPSPPPSVAAESPEEAQATPAMTLRDAEKALIFKTLKEVNGNRTAASKILGISVRTMRNKLHEYEEEDRRS; this is translated from the coding sequence ATGGAAGCAACGCACGTGCTGGTCGTCGATGACGATTCCTCCATGCGGGATGCCCTGTCGGAATCCCTTGAGATATGCGGCTTTGCGGTGGATACGGCGGAGGACGGAGCCGTCGCCCTGAAAATGTTCGCCGAGGGAAAATACGACGTCGTCGTGACGGACATGAGAATGCCCCGGGTCGGGGGGATGGACGTCCTGAGGGAGATCAAGAGGCAGTCCCCCGGCACGCCGGTGATCCTCGCCACGGCTTACGGAACCGTGAACACCGCCGTCGAGGCGATGAAGGAAGGCGCCTCGGAGTTCATCATGAAGCCGTTCACCCTGGACGACCTGGAATTCATCATCCGCAACGTCCTTGCTTCCCATGAAGCGCCCGAAAAAGCGGAAACCGGTCCCGCCCCCGGCCCCGCCGGCCAGGCCGGCATCATCACGGCGGACCCCGCCATCCTGGAGATGCTCCATCTGCTCAAGCGCGTCGCCGACAGCCGCTCCACCGTCCTGATCCAGGGGGAGAGCGGCACGGGCAAGGAGCTCTTCGCCCGCTATGTCTACCTGAACAGCGGCCGCAGCGGGAAGCCCTTCGTGGCCGTCAACTGCGCCGCCATTCCGCAGCAGCTCCTGGAAAGCGAGATGTTCGGGTATGAAAAGGGGGCCTTCACGGGAGCCGTCCAGCGGAAAATCGGAAAATTCGAGTTGGCCCACGGCGGCACCCTCCTCCTGGACGAGATCGGGGAGATGGACGTCAACCTGCAGGCCAAACTGCTCCGGGTCATCCAGGAATCGCAGGTGGACCGCGTCGGCGGCCGGGAGCCCGTTCCCGTCGACGTCCGCATCATCGTCACCACAAACGTGGACCTGAAAAAGGCGGCGGAGGAGTCAAAATTCCGTCGGGATCTATACTGGAGGCTCAGCGTCATCCCCGTCAAAATTCCCGCACTCCGGGAGCGCAAGGATGACGTTCCTCTCCTGGCCTCCCACTTCCTCCGGAAATACAGCCAGGCGAACGGAAGGTCCGTGCCGTCCCTGAGCAGGGAGTCCCTGGACCTCCTGCTGCGGTACGACTGGCCGGGGAACGTGCGGGAGCTGGAAAACGTCATGGAGAGGGCCGTTCTCCTCTGCGAGGACGGGGTTGTCCGTCCGGAACACCTTCACCTGGAAGGGTTCCGGGACGAGCGGCCGCCGTCTCCTCCGCCCTCTGTTGCCGCGGAGTCCCCGGAAGAGGCCCAGGCAACCCCGGCCATGACGCTCCGGGATGCGGAGAAGGCCTTGATATTCAAGACGTTGAAAGAAGTAAACGGAAACCGGACTGCCGCCTCGAAGATCCTGGGAATCAGTGTTCGCACCATGAGGAACAAGCTTCACGAATATGAAGAGGAAGATCGCCGATCCTGA
- the flgB gene encoding flagellar basal body rod protein FlgB, translating into MDALFGKTIDMLSKMLDYRSKRHQLLTSNVANLDTPDYRSSDLEFNRDLRQAMHSGGAMPLTKDHPRHLDGRTGGKDASYSVRREEGRASLDREMTRLAENQLQYNMTVEMLARKFRGIGNVLKETK; encoded by the coding sequence ATGGACGCACTTTTCGGTAAAACAATCGATATGCTATCGAAAATGCTGGATTATCGGTCAAAGCGCCACCAGCTTCTCACGTCCAACGTCGCCAATCTCGATACACCCGACTACCGGTCTTCGGACCTCGAATTCAACCGGGACCTCAGGCAGGCGATGCATTCCGGCGGGGCGATGCCGCTCACGAAGGACCATCCCCGGCACCTGGACGGCCGGACAGGAGGAAAGGACGCCTCCTACTCGGTCCGCAGGGAAGAGGGCCGGGCAAGCCTTGACAGGGAAATGACCCGCCTGGCGGAAAACCAGCTTCAGTACAACATGACGGTCGAGATGCTGGCCCGCAAGTTCCGCGGGATCGGCAATGTCCTGAAGGAGACGAAGTAA
- the flgC gene encoding flagellar basal body rod protein FlgC, with the protein MDFMTSFKICGDALATQRARMDVVASNLANASTTKTPEGGPYRRKVVSMSSQEVGGSFEDALKDSVRSVKIDGIREDAQGFRKVYDPAHPDADDKGVVTMSNVQPIVEMAELIAVNRSFEATVTAFDAAKNMALKTLEIGK; encoded by the coding sequence ATGGATTTCATGACATCATTTAAAATCTGCGGAGACGCGCTGGCGACACAGCGGGCGCGGATGGACGTCGTGGCCAGCAACCTGGCGAACGCCTCCACCACCAAGACGCCGGAGGGGGGGCCGTACCGCCGCAAGGTCGTGTCCATGTCATCCCAGGAGGTTGGGGGGAGCTTCGAAGACGCGCTGAAAGACTCGGTGCGATCCGTCAAGATCGATGGCATCCGGGAGGATGCGCAGGGATTCCGCAAGGTCTACGATCCCGCTCATCCCGATGCGGACGACAAGGGGGTCGTGACGATGTCGAATGTGCAACCCATCGTCGAGATGGCGGAACTGATCGCGGTGAACCGGTCTTTCGAGGCCACCGTCACCGCTTTTGACGCCGCCAAAAACATGGCCCTGAAGACCCTGGAGATCGGAAAATAA
- the fliE gene encoding flagellar hook-basal body complex protein FliE, whose product MSDMRITGGAGISPAGAGKSQGAAGKGFGDALKKAVQEIDSLQRQADQEINRVQLQDSGSIHATMIAMEKADLSLRTMIQVRNKVLDAYQEIMRMTV is encoded by the coding sequence ATGAGTGACATGCGAATCACCGGCGGGGCGGGCATTTCCCCGGCAGGGGCGGGAAAAAGCCAGGGGGCGGCAGGCAAGGGCTTCGGAGATGCCCTGAAGAAGGCCGTACAGGAAATCGATTCGCTCCAGAGGCAGGCCGACCAGGAGATCAACCGTGTCCAGCTTCAGGACAGCGGCAGCATCCATGCCACCATGATCGCCATGGAGAAGGCGGATCTCTCGCTCAGGACCATGATCCAGGTACGCAACAAGGTCCTGGATGCCTACCAGGAAATCATGCGCATGACGGTGTAG
- the fliF gene encoding flagellar basal-body MS-ring/collar protein FliF, translated as MQPFSAIIASLRQTLTALPPGRRLALLATGLASIALVFGLVYWSNQVDYGVLYSGLSSEDAGAVVQRLQEKKIPYKLSPSGETVSAPADRIPELRMELASAGLPRGGHVGYEIFDQKSLGATEFEQQLNYRRAMQGELARTINSLDEIQQSRVHIAIPKDSLFIDQQKRPTASVTLKLKSGRSLRQNQVDGVAYLVASSVEGMSPDDVLVVDSKGNILSRAPGDTRLAKLTTSQVEYQRNVEKDMAGQIQSMLENVVGKGKAVVRVSADLDFRVTEKTEETYDPDSAVVRSTQKQSERSTAGGGAGSATATPGGAATAGSGSEKEKTDETVNYEINRVVNKTVLPAGEIRKLSIAVVVDGVYTKNDKGEEAFQERPKKDVEQLEDLVRKSAGLNTTRGDQVTVTSMPFSRAEADGPGTSARWQDSLTPFLPFVRYIVILAALALVVLFIVRPFLRGLLSAMPPAAVGTEAPSLSLPGASREIPGVSREGAASLPQPRPDLTSLSHDAMVQQLAGADAKKFAELLRNWLK; from the coding sequence ATGCAGCCTTTTTCAGCCATTATCGCCTCCCTTCGACAGACCCTGACGGCCCTCCCGCCGGGACGGCGGCTGGCCCTTCTTGCGACGGGGCTCGCCTCCATCGCCCTCGTCTTCGGACTCGTCTACTGGTCGAACCAGGTGGACTACGGCGTTCTCTATTCGGGTCTCTCCAGCGAGGATGCGGGGGCGGTGGTACAGCGCCTCCAGGAAAAGAAGATTCCCTACAAGCTCTCCCCGTCCGGGGAAACCGTGTCGGCGCCTGCCGACCGCATCCCGGAGTTGAGGATGGAGCTTGCCTCCGCCGGTCTGCCCCGGGGAGGGCACGTGGGGTATGAAATCTTCGATCAGAAATCCCTGGGGGCGACGGAGTTCGAGCAGCAGTTGAATTATCGCCGGGCCATGCAGGGGGAGCTGGCGAGGACGATCAACAGCCTCGACGAGATCCAGCAGAGCCGCGTCCATATCGCCATTCCCAAGGATTCCCTCTTCATCGACCAGCAGAAGAGACCCACGGCCTCGGTGACCCTGAAGCTGAAGTCGGGGCGTTCGCTCCGGCAGAACCAGGTGGACGGAGTGGCCTACCTGGTCGCAAGCAGCGTCGAGGGAATGAGTCCCGACGACGTGCTCGTGGTCGACAGCAAGGGGAACATCCTGTCGCGGGCCCCGGGAGATACGCGGCTGGCCAAGCTGACGACCTCCCAGGTCGAGTACCAGCGAAACGTGGAGAAGGACATGGCCGGCCAGATCCAGAGCATGCTGGAAAACGTGGTGGGCAAGGGAAAGGCCGTCGTCCGCGTGTCGGCGGACCTGGATTTCCGCGTGACCGAGAAGACGGAGGAGACCTACGACCCGGATTCGGCGGTGGTCCGCAGCACCCAGAAGCAGTCTGAGCGGAGCACGGCCGGGGGCGGCGCGGGAAGCGCCACAGCCACCCCGGGAGGCGCCGCGACGGCGGGCTCCGGCTCGGAGAAGGAAAAAACCGACGAAACCGTCAACTATGAAATCAACCGCGTGGTGAACAAGACCGTCCTGCCGGCGGGGGAGATCCGGAAGCTCTCCATCGCCGTCGTGGTGGACGGCGTCTATACGAAGAACGACAAGGGGGAGGAGGCGTTCCAGGAGCGCCCCAAGAAGGACGTCGAGCAGTTGGAAGACCTGGTCCGCAAATCGGCGGGACTCAACACAACCCGGGGAGACCAGGTGACCGTCACGAGCATGCCCTTCAGCCGGGCCGAGGCGGACGGTCCCGGCACGTCGGCCCGATGGCAGGACAGCCTCACCCCGTTTCTGCCTTTTGTGCGCTACATCGTGATCCTCGCCGCGCTCGCCCTGGTGGTTCTTTTCATCGTCCGGCCCTTTCTCCGGGGCCTGCTGTCGGCGATGCCGCCGGCCGCCGTTGGTACGGAGGCCCCTTCTCTGTCCCTGCCCGGCGCTTCCCGGGAGATCCCCGGTGTGAGCAGGGAGGGCGCTGCATCGCTGCCACAGCCTAGACCGGACCTGACGTCGCTTTCCCATGATGCCATGGTGCAGCAGCTCGCCGGGGCGGATGCCAAGAAGTTTGCCGAACTGCTCAGAAACTGGCTGAAATAA
- the fliG gene encoding flagellar motor switch protein FliG, protein MTGEEKAAIMLLALDEDLAAEVIRNLRPSEIRRVGKYMNRISSIPADVIQGVAREFLVMAQEGGGTVVVQEGVTKNIVTKALGEKDAQEILSDVGTARSSDNPIIDKLRDIDPKLLMDFTRYEHPQTIALILANIKPDQAAMILESFTPEMQTEVVRRVATLKSVPQEFIEEVARTLEQEIVTGSMTDQLIGGVRTASEILTRMNRSTEGAILTSIEGQDPELASEIRGLMFTFEDVLKLDDRSLQELLREVSSEELSKAMKMVDESLRQKVYKNMSKRGAEMLQEEIEMMPPVRVSEVEASQRSILDVTKRLETEGRIVILRGEDADEFV, encoded by the coding sequence ATGACGGGCGAGGAAAAGGCGGCAATCATGCTCTTGGCCCTGGACGAGGATCTGGCGGCGGAAGTCATTCGCAACCTGCGGCCGTCGGAGATCCGGAGGGTGGGCAAGTACATGAACCGCATCAGCAGCATCCCGGCTGATGTCATCCAGGGCGTCGCCAGGGAGTTCCTCGTCATGGCCCAGGAGGGAGGCGGGACCGTCGTCGTCCAGGAAGGGGTGACGAAGAACATCGTCACCAAGGCGCTTGGCGAGAAGGATGCCCAGGAAATCCTTTCCGACGTCGGAACCGCCCGGAGCAGCGACAATCCCATCATCGACAAGCTCCGGGACATCGATCCGAAGCTGCTCATGGATTTCACGCGGTACGAGCACCCCCAGACGATTGCGCTCATCCTGGCCAACATCAAGCCGGACCAGGCCGCCATGATCCTGGAGAGCTTTACGCCGGAGATGCAGACCGAGGTGGTCCGACGGGTCGCGACCCTCAAGAGCGTTCCCCAGGAATTCATCGAAGAGGTGGCCCGGACGCTGGAGCAGGAGATCGTGACCGGCTCGATGACCGACCAGCTGATCGGCGGCGTCCGGACGGCGTCGGAGATCCTGACCCGGATGAACCGCTCAACGGAGGGGGCCATCCTGACGTCCATCGAGGGACAGGACCCGGAGCTGGCAAGCGAGATCCGCGGCCTCATGTTCACCTTCGAAGACGTCCTGAAGCTGGACGACCGGAGCCTGCAGGAGCTGCTCCGGGAGGTCAGCTCGGAGGAGCTTTCCAAGGCCATGAAGATGGTGGACGAGAGTCTCCGGCAGAAGGTCTACAAGAACATGTCGAAACGCGGCGCCGAGATGCTCCAGGAAGAGATCGAGATGATGCCTCCGGTGCGGGTGTCCGAGGTGGAGGCCAGCCAGCGGAGCATCCTGGATGTCACCAAGCGCCTGGAGACGGAAGGGCGGATCGTGATCCTCCGGGGAGAGGATGCGGATGAGTTCGTCTAA
- a CDS encoding FliH/SctL family protein, whose product MSSSKSKILRPSDVRMVERPAGFPSPGGYPGGDGASGEGGKGSNGERLRLEFEEKIERSAAESYEKGLREGVKRGRDAARAEARRQLDTLAGLLAEMASLKRTIIEDSEPDILELAFTVAEKVLSREVERQPDSVVHVLKAAMKNVMDRDGVKIRMHPQDYQHLLDIREDFMRQTDGLRNVVFEQDEGVRRGGVFIETRFGDVDARLDRQLTELKAELLKGRPSGPAAGPRAPEQKGGG is encoded by the coding sequence ATGAGTTCGTCTAAGTCGAAAATCCTCCGGCCCTCGGACGTCCGGATGGTGGAAAGGCCGGCGGGCTTCCCGTCTCCGGGGGGGTATCCCGGGGGTGATGGGGCGTCCGGCGAGGGCGGGAAGGGCTCCAACGGCGAGCGACTCCGGCTGGAGTTCGAGGAGAAGATCGAGCGCTCCGCGGCGGAAAGCTATGAAAAAGGCCTCCGGGAAGGCGTGAAGCGGGGCCGGGATGCCGCACGGGCCGAGGCGCGCCGGCAGCTTGACACGCTTGCCGGGCTCCTGGCGGAGATGGCATCCCTGAAGCGAACGATCATTGAGGATTCGGAGCCGGACATCCTCGAACTGGCCTTCACCGTTGCGGAAAAGGTTCTCAGCCGGGAAGTGGAGCGGCAGCCCGACTCGGTCGTGCATGTCCTGAAGGCGGCGATGAAGAACGTCATGGACCGGGACGGCGTCAAGATCCGCATGCACCCCCAGGATTACCAGCACCTGCTTGATATCCGGGAGGATTTCATGCGCCAGACGGACGGTCTCCGGAACGTCGTCTTCGAGCAGGACGAAGGCGTCAGGCGGGGGGGCGTCTTCATTGAGACGCGTTTCGGCGACGTGGATGCCCGCCTGGACCGCCAGCTTACAGAACTGAAAGCGGAGCTTTTAAAAGGTAGACCCTCCGGGCCGGCGGCGGGGCCGCGCGCGCCGGAACAAAAGGGAGGGGGCTGA